From one Pseudomonas sp. B21-048 genomic stretch:
- the zipA gene encoding cell division protein ZipA gives MEIGLREWLIVIGIIVIAGILFDGWRRMRGGKGKLKFRLDRNLSNLPDEDTSAELLGPPRVLDTHKEPQLDEHDLPSVSMPAREPRESGSKRGKRGHGEPSQGDMNLSLDLDGGPSFNSRDNDFPDDTKSASPAEKDQPQAEEVLVISVICRDPTGFKGPALLQNILESGLRFGEMDIFHRHESMAGNGEVLFSMANAVKPGVFDLDDIDHFSTPAVSFFLGLPGPRHPKQAFDVMVAAARKLSQELNGELKDDQRSVLTAQTIEHYRQRIVEFERRALTQKR, from the coding sequence ATGGAAATCGGTCTGCGCGAGTGGCTGATCGTCATCGGCATTATTGTCATTGCCGGTATTCTTTTTGATGGCTGGCGTCGCATGCGCGGCGGCAAGGGAAAACTGAAGTTTCGTCTTGACCGAAATCTGTCCAACCTGCCGGATGAGGACACCAGCGCCGAGTTGTTGGGCCCGCCCCGTGTGCTGGACACCCATAAAGAACCGCAACTGGACGAGCACGACCTGCCGTCGGTGAGCATGCCTGCCCGTGAACCTCGTGAGTCGGGTTCCAAGCGCGGTAAGCGTGGTCATGGCGAGCCTTCTCAGGGCGACATGAACCTCAGTCTGGATCTGGACGGCGGCCCGAGCTTCAACAGCCGTGATAACGATTTTCCGGATGACACCAAATCTGCCAGCCCGGCCGAGAAAGATCAGCCGCAAGCCGAAGAAGTGCTGGTGATCAGCGTGATCTGCCGCGACCCGACCGGTTTCAAGGGCCCGGCGCTGTTGCAGAACATTCTGGAAAGCGGTCTGCGTTTTGGCGAGATGGACATTTTCCACCGTCACGAAAGCATGGCCGGTAACGGCGAAGTCCTGTTCTCCATGGCCAATGCGGTCAAACCGGGCGTCTTCGATCTGGATGACATCGATCATTTCAGCACCCCGGCAGTGAGCTTCTTCCTCGGTCTGCCAGGCCCGCGTCATCCGAAGCAAGCCTTCGACGTGATGGTGGCTGCGGCACGCAAACTGTCCCAGGAGCTGAACGGCGAACTGAAAGACGACCAGCGCAGCGTGTTGACCGCCCAAACGATTGAGCACTACCGTCAGCGCATCGTTGAATTCGAGCGTCGCGCATTGACCCAGAAGCGTTAA
- the ligA gene encoding NAD-dependent DNA ligase LigA — translation MTAAKNRILELRAELDQHNYRYHVLDEPSIPDAEYDRLFHELKALEAAHPELITSDSPTQRVGSAALSAFTQVRHEVPMLSLGNAFEETDMREFDRRVTEGLDLPVGDLFGGGAAVEYSCEPKLDGLAVSLLYQDGVLVRGATRGDGTTGEDISVNVRTVRNIPLKLHGTGWPATLEVRGEVFMSKAGFERLNATQLEVGGKTFANPRNAAAGSLRQLDSKITANRPLEFCCYGIGQISADIADTHIGNLQQLKAWGMPISHELKLAHGIEECLDYYRDIGERRNALQYEIDGVVFKVNNIASQRELGFRAREPRWAIAHKFPAMEELTELLDVEFQVGRTGAVTPVARLKPVRVAGVTVANATLHNMDEVARLGLMIGDTVIIRRAGDVIPQVVQVVTERRPENARPVRIPEQCPVCGSHVERTQLVKRSKGRETISEGAVYRCVGRLACGAQLKQAIIHFVSRRAMDIEGLGEKSVEQLVDEGLVSSPADLYALTFEQIVDLEGFAELSSKNLLSAIEDSKQPSLGRFIYALGIPDVGEETAKVLARSLGSLERVQQALPQVLTYLPDVGLEVAHEIHSFFEDAHNQQVIKDLLKHGLQIQDQGELGAEFAASTTLGGFLDKLHIPSVGPGGAQKLADKFGSLEAVMSADWLDMRQALPEKQATSVREFFAGTENRQLAEAAEKQLRDFGMHWQSEKKVVEGLPLAGQTWVLTGSLELMSRDVAKDKLESLGAKVAGSVSAKTHCVVAGPGAGSKLAKANELGLKVLDEEAFVEFLKKHGIDI, via the coding sequence ATGACCGCCGCCAAAAACCGCATTCTAGAGCTGCGCGCCGAGCTCGATCAGCACAACTATCGCTACCACGTGCTGGACGAACCCAGCATTCCGGACGCCGAATACGATCGCTTGTTCCATGAGCTCAAGGCCCTCGAAGCGGCCCATCCCGAATTGATCACCAGCGACTCGCCGACCCAGCGTGTCGGCAGCGCGGCGTTGTCGGCGTTCACTCAGGTGCGTCATGAAGTGCCGATGCTCAGCCTGGGCAACGCCTTCGAAGAAACCGACATGCGCGAATTCGATCGCCGGGTGACGGAAGGGCTGGACCTGCCGGTCGGCGACTTGTTCGGCGGTGGCGCGGCGGTGGAGTACAGCTGCGAACCCAAGCTCGATGGCCTAGCGGTCAGTCTGCTGTATCAGGACGGTGTGCTGGTGCGCGGCGCCACCCGCGGCGACGGCACCACCGGTGAAGACATCAGCGTCAACGTGCGCACCGTGCGCAATATCCCGCTCAAGCTGCATGGCACCGGTTGGCCGGCGACCCTGGAAGTGCGTGGCGAAGTGTTCATGTCCAAGGCCGGTTTCGAGCGGCTCAACGCCACGCAACTGGAAGTCGGCGGCAAGACCTTCGCCAACCCGCGTAACGCGGCGGCGGGCAGTTTGCGGCAGCTGGATTCGAAGATCACCGCCAACCGTCCGCTGGAATTCTGCTGCTACGGCATCGGCCAGATTTCGGCCGATATTGCCGACACGCACATTGGCAATCTGCAGCAACTCAAAGCCTGGGGGATGCCGATCAGCCATGAGCTGAAACTGGCGCACGGCATCGAAGAATGCCTGGATTACTACCGCGACATTGGCGAGCGCCGCAATGCACTGCAGTATGAAATCGATGGTGTGGTGTTCAAGGTCAACAACATTGCGTCTCAGCGTGAACTGGGTTTTCGCGCTCGCGAGCCGCGCTGGGCGATAGCCCACAAATTCCCGGCCATGGAAGAACTCACCGAACTGCTCGACGTGGAATTCCAGGTCGGTCGCACCGGGGCCGTGACGCCAGTGGCGCGCTTGAAACCGGTCAGAGTCGCCGGCGTCACCGTGGCCAATGCGACCTTGCACAATATGGATGAAGTGGCGCGGCTGGGCCTGATGATTGGTGACACCGTGATCATTCGTCGCGCCGGTGATGTGATTCCGCAAGTGGTGCAAGTGGTCACCGAGCGCCGTCCGGAAAACGCCCGGCCGGTGCGGATTCCCGAGCAGTGCCCGGTCTGCGGTTCCCATGTCGAGCGCACGCAACTGGTCAAGCGCAGCAAGGGCCGTGAGACCATCAGCGAAGGCGCGGTGTATCGCTGCGTCGGGCGTCTGGCCTGCGGGGCGCAACTCAAGCAAGCGATCATCCACTTCGTTTCGCGCCGCGCCATGGACATCGAAGGGCTGGGCGAGAAAAGCGTCGAGCAACTGGTGGACGAAGGCCTGGTGAGTTCACCGGCCGATCTCTATGCCCTGACGTTCGAGCAGATCGTCGACCTGGAAGGCTTTGCCGAGCTGTCGAGCAAGAACCTGCTCAGTGCAATCGAAGACAGCAAGCAGCCGAGTCTGGGGCGGTTCATCTACGCCTTAGGCATTCCCGATGTCGGCGAAGAGACGGCCAAGGTCCTGGCGCGCTCTCTCGGCTCGCTGGAGCGGGTTCAGCAGGCGTTGCCGCAAGTACTCACGTACTTGCCGGATGTCGGGCTGGAAGTGGCTCACGAGATTCACAGCTTCTTTGAAGACGCGCATAACCAGCAGGTGATCAAGGATCTGCTCAAGCACGGCCTGCAGATTCAGGATCAAGGCGAGCTGGGCGCCGAGTTTGCGGCGAGCACCACGCTAGGAGGCTTCCTCGACAAGTTGCACATTCCGTCGGTCGGACCGGGCGGGGCGCAGAAGCTTGCCGACAAGTTCGGCTCACTCGAAGCGGTGATGAGTGCTGATTGGCTGGACATGCGTCAGGCATTGCCGGAGAAGCAGGCGACTTCGGTTCGCGAATTCTTTGCGGGCACGGAAAATCGTCAGCTCGCCGAGGCGGCCGAAAAGCAGTTGCGTGATTTCGGTATGCACTGGCAGAGCGAGAAAAAAGTCGTCGAAGGGTTGCCGCTGGCCGGGCAGACCTGGGTGTTGACCGGTTCGCTGGAGCTGATGAGTCGCGATGTCGCCAAGGACAAACTTGAAAGCCTCGGCGCCAAGGTGGCCGGTTCCGTGTCGGCCAAGACCCATTGCGTCGTCGCCGGCCCGGGCGCGGGATCGAAGTTGGCCAAGGCCAATGAGCTGGGGTTGAAGGTGCTGGATGAAGAGGCGTTTGTCGAGTTTCTGAAGAAGCACGGTATCGACATTTAA
- a CDS encoding putative zinc-binding metallopeptidase, which yields MYRFFEQLSSRIAAPFMGERLRNSKVWHCRCGQSLFFRNSQCLACSAALGYQPQQSRLSSLQPAPQADTWLLDADPDAGVFRRCANLDSPAACNWLLPAGEHDGLCIACSLNRTIPDLSIPENHEHWRKVEIAKRRLVAQLISLGLQVIPKTEDEEAGLAFDFLGIDLVGKPPTTGHANGLITLDIKEADDAHREQVRVQMHEPYRTLLGHFRHETGHYYWDRLIANSHWLEPFRGLFGDERASYAEALERHYQQGAPLDWQQHSVSAYATMHPWEDWAETWAHYLHMMDAVDTALGFGMSAQEVDFDYQPFPSGTLFDPQHPGGPAFLSFVNAWIELAGMLNELSRSMGQPDFYPFVLPSAVIAKLHFIHLVIQQEGGRADEVLAQ from the coding sequence ATGTACCGCTTCTTCGAACAGCTCAGCTCACGCATCGCCGCGCCCTTCATGGGTGAGCGTTTGCGCAACAGCAAGGTCTGGCATTGTCGTTGCGGGCAGTCGCTGTTCTTTCGCAACAGCCAGTGCCTGGCGTGTTCGGCGGCGCTGGGCTATCAGCCGCAACAGAGTCGCTTGTCTTCGCTGCAACCCGCCCCGCAAGCGGATACCTGGTTGCTCGACGCCGATCCAGACGCCGGTGTGTTCCGCCGCTGCGCCAATCTCGATTCCCCGGCCGCATGCAACTGGCTGCTGCCGGCCGGTGAGCACGATGGATTGTGCATCGCCTGTAGCCTGAATCGCACCATCCCCGACCTGTCGATCCCCGAAAATCACGAGCATTGGCGCAAAGTGGAAATCGCCAAGCGGCGCCTGGTGGCGCAGCTGATCAGCCTGGGTTTGCAGGTCATTCCAAAGACCGAGGATGAAGAGGCTGGTCTGGCCTTCGATTTCCTCGGTATTGACCTTGTAGGCAAACCGCCGACCACCGGTCACGCCAATGGCCTGATCACCCTCGATATCAAGGAAGCCGACGACGCCCATCGCGAGCAGGTTCGTGTGCAGATGCACGAACCTTATCGCACGTTGCTCGGGCATTTTCGCCATGAAACAGGGCATTACTACTGGGACCGGCTGATTGCCAACAGTCATTGGCTGGAACCATTCCGCGGTTTGTTCGGTGACGAGCGTGCCAGTTACGCCGAGGCCCTTGAACGGCATTATCAGCAGGGCGCGCCGCTCGACTGGCAGCAGCATTCCGTCAGTGCCTACGCCACCATGCATCCTTGGGAAGACTGGGCGGAAACCTGGGCTCATTACCTGCACATGATGGACGCAGTGGACACCGCCCTGGGTTTTGGCATGAGTGCACAGGAAGTGGATTTCGATTACCAGCCGTTTCCGTCTGGCACGCTATTCGACCCGCAGCACCCCGGCGGCCCGGCGTTCTTGTCGTTCGTCAACGCATGGATCGAACTGGCCGGGATGCTCAACGAATTGTCACGCAGCATGGGCCAGCCGGATTTCTATCCGTTCGTCCTGCCGTCAGCGGTGATTGCCAAGCTGCACTTCATCCACCTGGTGATCCAGCAAGAGGGCGGCAGGGCGGATGAGGTGTTGGCGCAATAG
- a CDS encoding helix-turn-helix domain-containing protein, with protein MQISSLGPAIRRYRKVAGLTQAELGEKTGFDPKTISRFETGTYTPSVEALFLLANVLGVKLKAFFADLGDEDEQRAYLFSVIHKATPKDLGKLIAAVDQALSKP; from the coding sequence ATGCAAATTTCAAGTTTGGGTCCGGCCATCCGACGCTATCGCAAGGTCGCAGGGCTTACTCAGGCTGAACTCGGCGAAAAAACCGGTTTTGACCCCAAAACCATCAGCCGCTTCGAAACCGGCACCTATACGCCCAGCGTGGAAGCATTGTTTTTGCTTGCCAACGTGCTGGGTGTGAAGCTGAAAGCCTTTTTCGCAGATCTGGGCGACGAAGATGAACAGCGGGCGTACCTGTTCAGTGTCATTCACAAAGCCACCCCGAAGGATCTGGGAAAGCTGATCGCAGCGGTTGACCAGGCCTTGTCCAAGCCTTAG
- a CDS encoding bifunctional diguanylate cyclase/phosphodiesterase, with translation MDEKYRRAVDAAAIFSETDLNGRITYVNDQFCAVSGYGREELLGQNHRLLNSGLHSADFFAAMWRTIALGNVWKGEICNRAKDGSLYWVDSTMVPILDDATGHVHRYLSIRFDISEKRQLLQSLQWRVGHDVLTGLPNRAFLSDLLDQALEFSRQENIPLAVCMLDLDGFKAVNDGYGHASGDMLLVEVAKRLRDIVRGEDVVARLAGDEFVLVLRYVRDLPELYAALNRVLRAISAPYTLHGKDINVFASIGATLFPHDNEDAETLLRHADQAMYVAKQSGRNRFHLFDVSRDQDVKVTHQTVERVRQALVAGELRLHFQPKVNMRRGVVVGFEALLRWEHPQNGMVPPREFLPLVEDTDLIIDIGEWVMDQVLSQLHRWQQAGQGWPVSINIAARHFQRADFVDRLKHLLARHAQVAPHMLDLEIVESVAIENIQHVSACLQACQALGVQFSLGDFGTGYSSLSYLKRLRTQTIKIDKSFVRDILIDHDDLALTTAVIGLARAFDRQVIAEGLESLEHGELLLRLGCEVAQGYFIARPMPPDEVPGWVAGFVAPSQWQALDQTA, from the coding sequence ATGGATGAGAAATACCGCAGGGCCGTGGACGCCGCCGCCATTTTTTCCGAGACTGATCTCAACGGTCGGATTACCTATGTCAACGATCAATTCTGTGCCGTATCCGGCTACGGCCGCGAGGAGCTGCTGGGGCAGAATCATCGGCTATTGAACTCCGGCCTGCATTCCGCCGATTTCTTCGCCGCTATGTGGCGAACCATTGCATTGGGTAATGTCTGGAAGGGCGAGATCTGCAATCGCGCCAAGGATGGCAGCCTGTATTGGGTCGACAGCACCATGGTGCCGATCCTCGATGATGCCACCGGGCACGTTCATCGATACCTGTCGATTCGTTTCGACATCAGCGAAAAACGCCAACTGCTGCAATCATTGCAATGGCGGGTCGGGCATGACGTCCTGACCGGGCTGCCCAATCGTGCATTCCTGTCGGATTTACTGGATCAGGCGCTGGAATTCTCCCGGCAGGAAAACATTCCGTTGGCGGTGTGCATGCTTGACCTCGACGGGTTCAAGGCGGTCAACGACGGTTACGGTCACGCCAGTGGCGATATGTTGCTGGTGGAAGTGGCCAAGCGTTTGCGCGACATTGTGCGCGGCGAAGATGTGGTGGCGCGACTGGCCGGTGACGAGTTCGTGTTGGTGTTGCGTTACGTGCGCGATCTGCCGGAGTTGTACGCGGCATTGAATCGCGTGTTGAGGGCGATTTCGGCGCCTTACACACTGCACGGCAAGGATATCAATGTGTTTGCCAGTATCGGCGCCACCCTGTTTCCCCATGACAACGAAGATGCCGAAACCCTGCTGCGTCATGCCGATCAGGCGATGTACGTGGCCAAGCAGAGCGGGCGCAACCGCTTTCACCTGTTTGATGTCTCTCGGGATCAAGACGTCAAGGTCACTCACCAGACCGTCGAACGGGTGCGTCAGGCGTTGGTCGCCGGTGAATTGCGTCTGCATTTTCAGCCCAAGGTGAATATGCGCCGTGGCGTGGTTGTCGGTTTCGAGGCGTTGTTGCGTTGGGAGCACCCGCAAAACGGCATGGTGCCGCCTCGCGAGTTTTTGCCGCTGGTGGAGGACACGGACCTCATTATCGATATCGGTGAATGGGTGATGGATCAGGTTTTGTCGCAGTTGCACCGTTGGCAGCAAGCGGGGCAGGGCTGGCCGGTCAGTATCAACATTGCGGCGCGACATTTTCAGCGCGCCGATTTCGTCGACCGGCTCAAGCACCTGCTCGCTCGACATGCCCAGGTCGCCCCACATATGCTCGATCTGGAAATCGTCGAGTCGGTGGCGATCGAGAATATCCAGCATGTCAGCGCCTGTTTGCAGGCCTGTCAGGCGTTGGGGGTGCAGTTTTCTCTGGGTGATTTTGGTACGGGCTACTCATCCCTGAGTTACCTCAAGCGATTACGCACCCAAACCATCAAGATCGATAAGTCGTTCGTGCGTGACATTCTGATTGATCATGACGATCTGGCTCTGACCACGGCGGTCATTGGCCTGGCCCGGGCGTTCGATCGGCAGGTAATCGCCGAGGGCTTGGAAAGCCTCGAGCATGGCGAATTGCTGTTGCGGCTGGGATGCGAAGTCGCTCAAGGCTATTTCATCGCTCGCCCGATGCCGCCCGATGAGGTGCCGGGTTGGGTGGCGGGGTTTGTCGCTCCGTCGCAATGGCAAGCGCTTGACCAGACAGCCTGA
- the dnaX gene encoding DNA polymerase III subunit gamma/tau: MSYQVLARKWRPRSFGEMVGQTHVLKALINALDSQRLHHAYLFTGTRGVGKTTIARIIAKCLNCETGITSTPCGECSVCREIDEGRFVDLIEIDAASRTKVEDTRELLDNVQYAPSRGRFKVYLIDEVHMLSSHSFNALLKTLEEPPPYVKFILATTDPQKLPATILSRCLQFSLKNMTPERVVEHLTHVLSVENVPFEDDALWLLGRAADGSMRDAMSLTDQAIAFGEGKVMAADVRAMLGTLDHGQVYDVLQALIEGDAKALLEAVRHLAEQGPDWNGVLSEILNVLHRVAIAQALPEGVDNGHGDRDRVLALAQALPAEDVQFYYQMGLIGRRDLPLAPDPRGGFEMVLLRMLAFRPADTADAPRQPLKTVGISQATVDSANSVAAAPVVAPVVATAVTPPPVAPVVAPAVPVAAPEPVAPVAVPVVAPEPEPVVEPVAVEEVVDLPWNDPVEPEVVQQPAVEPVLETAGEQPELPPMPMPTPDSVVPDAPEWAAAPIPEPSMAEVDAATPGMDQDDEPPLDEDYIEPDMDSAYSYLDELASEHAAEPAPEPEPEPAAMPATGLALQWLELFPKLSVSGMTASIGANCTLIAVDGDNWLLHLDPAHSALFNATQQRRLNDALNQFHGRTLTLSMELIKPEQETPAQASSRRRANRQREAEESIHGDPFIQQMMQQFGAVVRHDTIEPVEALVSQD; encoded by the coding sequence ATGAGTTATCAGGTTCTTGCACGTAAATGGCGTCCGCGCTCGTTTGGCGAAATGGTCGGCCAGACCCATGTGCTCAAGGCTCTGATCAATGCCTTGGACAGCCAGCGGCTGCACCACGCGTACCTGTTTACCGGTACCCGCGGGGTCGGCAAGACCACCATCGCGCGGATCATCGCCAAATGCCTGAACTGTGAAACAGGTATCACTTCGACCCCCTGTGGCGAGTGCTCGGTGTGCCGCGAGATCGATGAAGGCCGCTTCGTCGACCTGATCGAGATCGACGCCGCGAGCCGGACCAAGGTCGAAGACACCCGCGAACTGCTCGACAACGTGCAATACGCGCCGAGCCGCGGGCGCTTCAAGGTCTACCTGATCGACGAAGTGCACATGCTCTCCAGCCATTCCTTCAATGCGCTGTTGAAAACCCTTGAAGAGCCGCCGCCCTACGTCAAGTTCATCCTGGCCACCACCGATCCGCAGAAACTTCCTGCGACTATTCTTTCGCGTTGCCTGCAGTTCTCCCTGAAGAACATGACCCCGGAGCGGGTGGTCGAGCATTTGACCCATGTGCTGAGCGTCGAGAACGTGCCGTTCGAAGACGATGCGCTGTGGCTGCTGGGCCGCGCCGCCGATGGTTCGATGCGCGACGCCATGAGCCTGACCGATCAGGCCATCGCCTTCGGTGAAGGCAAGGTTATGGCCGCCGACGTGCGGGCCATGCTCGGTACCCTTGATCACGGCCAGGTTTACGACGTTTTGCAGGCGCTGATCGAAGGCGACGCCAAGGCGTTGCTCGAAGCGGTGCGCCATCTGGCCGAACAAGGCCCGGACTGGAACGGCGTGCTCTCGGAAATTCTCAATGTGCTGCACCGTGTTGCCATCGCCCAGGCCCTGCCTGAAGGCGTCGACAACGGTCATGGCGACCGTGATCGTGTATTGGCTCTGGCTCAGGCATTGCCGGCTGAAGACGTGCAGTTCTATTACCAGATGGGCCTGATTGGTCGCCGGGATTTGCCGCTGGCGCCGGACCCGCGCGGCGGTTTCGAAATGGTCCTGCTGCGAATGCTCGCGTTCCGGCCGGCAGACACTGCTGACGCGCCGAGGCAACCGCTAAAGACGGTGGGGATCAGCCAGGCCACAGTTGATTCCGCAAACTCAGTGGCTGCCGCGCCGGTTGTTGCGCCGGTAGTCGCTACGGCCGTTACACCGCCTCCGGTTGCGCCTGTGGTGGCACCGGCCGTCCCGGTAGCTGCGCCTGAGCCGGTCGCGCCTGTGGCTGTGCCCGTGGTCGCGCCAGAGCCCGAGCCTGTTGTCGAACCGGTGGCGGTCGAAGAAGTTGTCGATCTGCCATGGAACGACCCGGTAGAGCCCGAAGTTGTCCAGCAGCCCGCCGTCGAGCCGGTGCTGGAAACGGCTGGCGAACAACCCGAATTACCACCGATGCCCATGCCGACCCCGGACAGCGTGGTGCCGGATGCGCCGGAATGGGCCGCTGCGCCGATTCCGGAACCGTCCATGGCCGAAGTCGATGCCGCCACGCCAGGCATGGATCAGGACGACGAGCCGCCGCTGGACGAGGATTACATCGAGCCGGACATGGATTCGGCTTACAGCTACCTCGATGAACTGGCCAGCGAGCACGCCGCTGAACCTGCGCCGGAACCCGAACCTGAGCCGGCCGCAATGCCGGCCACCGGCCTTGCCCTGCAATGGCTGGAGTTGTTCCCGAAACTGTCGGTGTCCGGCATGACCGCCAGCATCGGCGCCAACTGCACGCTGATCGCCGTCGATGGCGACAATTGGCTGTTGCACCTGGACCCGGCCCACAGCGCCTTGTTCAACGCGACACAGCAACGTCGCCTCAACGATGCACTGAACCAGTTCCACGGGCGTACGCTGACCCTGAGCATGGAGCTGATCAAGCCTGAGCAGGAAACCCCGGCTCAGGCCTCATCCCGTCGTCGTGCCAACCGTCAGCGTGAGGCCGAGGAGTCGATCCACGGCGATCCGTTCATCCAGCAAATGATGCAGCAGTTCGGGGCGGTGGTCCGTCACGATACTATTGAACCTGTCGAGGCCCTGGTCAGTCAGGACTAA
- a CDS encoding YbaB/EbfC family nucleoid-associated protein: protein MMKGGMAGLMKQAQQMQEKMAKMQEELANAEVTGKAGGDMVTVVMTGRHDVKRVTIDPSLVEGLSEDDKEMLEAVFAAAVNDAVRKIEANSQDKMSGVTAGMQLPPGMKLPF, encoded by the coding sequence ATGATGAAAGGTGGCATGGCCGGCCTGATGAAGCAGGCGCAGCAGATGCAGGAAAAAATGGCCAAGATGCAGGAGGAACTGGCCAACGCCGAAGTCACCGGTAAAGCCGGCGGCGATATGGTCACCGTGGTGATGACCGGTCGTCACGACGTCAAGCGCGTGACCATCGACCCAAGCCTGGTTGAAGGCCTGAGCGAAGACGACAAAGAAATGCTGGAGGCGGTATTCGCCGCCGCCGTTAACGACGCCGTGCGCAAGATTGAAGCCAACAGCCAGGACAAAATGTCTGGTGTGACCGCTGGCATGCAATTGCCACCGGGTATGAAGCTGCCATTCTGA
- the recR gene encoding recombination mediator RecR, which produces MSFSPLIRQLIDALRILPGVGQKTAQRMALQLLERDRSGGSRLAQALSQAMEGVGHCRLCRTLTEDDLCPQCADPRRDDTLLCVVEGPMDVYAVEQTGFRGRYFVLKGHLSPLDGLGPDAIGIPQLMSRIEEAGTFAEVILATNPTVEGEATAHYIAQLLSNKGLIASRIAHGVPLGGELELVDGGTLAHSFAGRKPISL; this is translated from the coding sequence ATGAGCTTCAGCCCTTTGATTCGCCAACTGATCGATGCCCTGCGAATTTTGCCGGGTGTGGGTCAGAAAACTGCCCAGCGCATGGCGTTGCAACTGCTTGAGCGTGATCGCAGCGGCGGTTCGCGACTAGCCCAGGCGCTGAGCCAGGCCATGGAGGGAGTGGGTCACTGCCGCTTGTGTCGCACGCTGACCGAAGACGATCTGTGCCCGCAATGCGCCGATCCGCGCCGTGACGACACCTTGCTGTGCGTAGTAGAGGGTCCGATGGATGTTTACGCCGTGGAGCAGACCGGTTTCCGCGGTCGCTACTTCGTGCTCAAAGGCCACCTGTCGCCGCTCGACGGGCTGGGGCCGGACGCCATCGGTATTCCACAACTGATGTCGCGGATAGAAGAGGCAGGCACGTTTGCCGAAGTCATCCTCGCCACCAACCCGACGGTGGAAGGCGAGGCTACGGCGCATTACATCGCCCAATTGCTCAGCAACAAAGGCCTGATTGCCTCGCGCATCGCCCATGGCGTGCCATTGGGTGGCGAGCTGGAATTGGTGGATGGCGGGACATTGGCGCATTCGTTTGCCGGGCGTAAACCGATCTCGTTGTAG
- the fnr gene encoding fumarate/nitrate reduction transcriptional regulator Fnr — MSEPVKLRAHSQAHCKDCSLAPLCLPLSLNLEDMDALDEIVKRGRPLKKGEFLFRQGDTFNSVYAVRSGALKTFSLSDGGEEQLTGFHLPSELVGLSGMDTEKHPVTAQALETTSVCEIPFERLDELALQLPQLRRQLMRVMSREIRDDQQMMLLLSKKTADERIATFLVNLSARFRARGFSANQFRLSMSRNEIGNYLGLAVETVSRVFTRFQQNELIAAEGKEIHILDPIQLCALAGGSLEG, encoded by the coding sequence ATGTCCGAGCCAGTAAAGCTGCGCGCCCACAGCCAGGCCCATTGCAAGGATTGCAGCCTGGCCCCTCTTTGCCTGCCACTTTCTCTGAATCTGGAAGACATGGATGCGCTGGACGAAATCGTCAAACGTGGGCGACCGTTGAAAAAAGGCGAGTTTTTGTTTCGTCAGGGCGATACGTTCAATTCCGTTTATGCCGTTCGCTCTGGCGCCCTGAAAACCTTCAGCCTGAGCGATGGCGGCGAAGAACAGCTCACGGGCTTCCATTTGCCGAGCGAACTGGTCGGCCTGTCGGGCATGGATACCGAGAAGCACCCGGTCACGGCCCAAGCCCTGGAAACCACTTCGGTGTGCGAAATCCCGTTCGAACGCCTCGACGAACTGGCCCTGCAACTGCCACAACTGCGCCGTCAGTTGATGCGGGTGATGAGCCGCGAGATTCGCGATGATCAGCAAATGATGTTGCTGCTGTCGAAAAAAACCGCCGACGAGCGCATCGCCACTTTCCTGGTCAACCTGTCGGCCCGTTTCCGCGCCCGGGGCTTCTCGGCCAACCAGTTCCGGTTGAGCATGTCGCGCAACGAAATCGGCAATTACCTGGGCCTGGCGGTAGAAACCGTGTCCCGGGTGTTCACCCGTTTCCAGCAAAACGAACTGATTGCCGCCGAAGGCAAGGAAATCCACATTCTCGATCCGATCCAGCTCTGCGCCCTGGCCGGCGGTTCGCTCGAAGGCTGA